Proteins from a genomic interval of Molothrus ater isolate BHLD 08-10-18 breed brown headed cowbird chromosome 10, BPBGC_Mater_1.1, whole genome shotgun sequence:
- the LOC118690391 gene encoding transcription cofactor HES-6-like isoform X2: MAPGTARPPHGEGCAGPRGDRRTRKPLVEKKRRARINESLRELRLLLADSEFQAKLENAEVLERTVRRVRAVLERRGRGGGRRLLEASERFAAGYIQCMHEVHTFVSSCPGIDATTAAELLNHLLESMPLSEGGCPDSITDVVAEPALGPWPAAEALSLPAAARPGPALPAPSEEPGSGSCSDSDEAEAGPGQTPSDGLDASQTQGLPSPGSPKAMWRPW, from the exons ATGGCGCCGGGCACGGCCCGCCCGCCGCACGGCGAGGGCTGCGCGGGGCCCCGCGGCGACCGGAGG ACGAGGAAGCCGCTGGTGGAGAAGAAGCGCCGGGCGCGCATCAACGAGAGCCTGCGGGagctgcggctgctgctggccgACAGCGAg TTTCAGGCGAAGCTGGAGAACGCGGAGGTGCTGGAGCGGACGGTGCGGCGGGTGCGGGCCGTGCTGGAGCGCCGCGGCCGCG ggggcgggcggcggctccTGGAGGCCAGCGAGCGCTTCGCCGCCGGCTACATCCAGTGCATGCACGAGGTGCACACCTTCGTCTCCAGCTGCCCCGGCATCGACGCCACCACGGCCGCCGAGCTGCTCAACCACCTGCTGGAGTCCATGCCCCTCAGCGAGGGCGGCTGCCCGGACTCGATCACGGACGTTGTGGCGGAGCCGGCCCTCGGGCCCTGGCCCGCCGCCGAGGCGCTGTCCCTGCCGGCCGCAGcccgcccgggcccggccctgcccgcccccaGCGAGGAGCCCGGCTCCGGCTCCTGCTCCGACTCGGACGAGGcggaggccgggccgggccagaCCCCCTCGGACGGACTGGACGCGTCCCAAACGCAGGGCCTGCCCTCGCCCGGCTCGCCCAAAGCCATGTGGAGACCCTGGTAA
- the LOC118690391 gene encoding transcription cofactor HES-6-like isoform X1 yields MQIAGYKTGGAERERRERGSGAAMAPGTARPPHGEGCAGPRGDRRTRKPLVEKKRRARINESLRELRLLLADSEFQAKLENAEVLERTVRRVRAVLERRGRGECGPGGRRGAPGPARASPAPLSVPHGAGGGRRLLEASERFAAGYIQCMHEVHTFVSSCPGIDATTAAELLNHLLESMPLSEGGCPDSITDVVAEPALGPWPAAEALSLPAAARPGPALPAPSEEPGSGSCSDSDEAEAGPGQTPSDGLDASQTQGLPSPGSPKAMWRPW; encoded by the exons ATGCAAATCGCGGGGTATAAAACGGGCGGCGCGGAGCGGGAGCGGAGGGAGCGGGGCAGCGGCGCGGCCATGGCGCCGGGCACGGCCCGCCCGCCGCACGGCGAGGGCTGCGCGGGGCCCCGCGGCGACCGGAGG ACGAGGAAGCCGCTGGTGGAGAAGAAGCGCCGGGCGCGCATCAACGAGAGCCTGCGGGagctgcggctgctgctggccgACAGCGAg TTTCAGGCGAAGCTGGAGAACGCGGAGGTGCTGGAGCGGACGGTGCGGCGGGTGCGGGCCGTGCTGGAGCGCCGCGGCCGCGGTGAGTGCGGgcccggggggcggcggggggcgcccggcccggcccgcgcctCACCCGCgcccctctctgtcccccaCGGCGCagggggcgggcggcggctccTGGAGGCCAGCGAGCGCTTCGCCGCCGGCTACATCCAGTGCATGCACGAGGTGCACACCTTCGTCTCCAGCTGCCCCGGCATCGACGCCACCACGGCCGCCGAGCTGCTCAACCACCTGCTGGAGTCCATGCCCCTCAGCGAGGGCGGCTGCCCGGACTCGATCACGGACGTTGTGGCGGAGCCGGCCCTCGGGCCCTGGCCCGCCGCCGAGGCGCTGTCCCTGCCGGCCGCAGcccgcccgggcccggccctgcccgcccccaGCGAGGAGCCCGGCTCCGGCTCCTGCTCCGACTCGGACGAGGcggaggccgggccgggccagaCCCCCTCGGACGGACTGGACGCGTCCCAAACGCAGGGCCTGCCCTCGCCCGGCTCGCCCAAAGCCATGTGGAGACCCTGGTAA